A DNA window from Peromyscus leucopus breed LL Stock chromosome 3, UCI_PerLeu_2.1, whole genome shotgun sequence contains the following coding sequences:
- the Nxph1 gene encoding neurexophilin-1 — protein sequence MQAACWYVLLLLQPAVYLVTCANLTNGGKSELLKSGSSKSTLKHIWTESSKDLSISRLLSQTFRGKENDTDLDLRYDTPEPYSEQDLWDWLRNSTDLQEPRPRAKRRPIVKTGKFKKMFGWGDFHSNIKTVKLNLLITGKIVDHGNGTFSVYFRHNSTGQGNVSVSLVPPTKIVEFDLAQQTVIDAKDSKSFNCRIEYEKVDKATKNTLCNYDPSKTCYQEQTQSHVSWLCSKPFKVICIYISFYSTDYKLVQKVCPDYNYHSDTPYFPSG from the coding sequence GTCACGTGTGCCAATTTAACAAATGGTGGAAAATCGGAACTTCTGAAGTCGGGAAGCAGCAAGTCCACACTAAAGCACATATGGACAGAAAGTAGCAAAGACTTGTCTATCAGTCGGCTCCTCTCACAGACTTTCCGTGGCAAAGAAAATGACACAGATTTGGACCTGCGCTATGACACCCCAGAACCTTATTCTGAGCAAGACCTCTGGGACTGGCTGAGGAACTCCACAGACCTTCAAGAGCCTCGGCCCAGGGCCAAAAGACGGCCCATTGTTAAGACTGGCAAGTTTAAGAAGATGTTTGGATGGGGTGATTTTCATTCCAACATCAAAACAGTGAAGCTAAACCTGTTGATAACTGGGAAAATTGTAGATCACGGCAACGGGACATTTAGTGTTTATTTCAGGCATAATTCCACTGGTCAAGGAAATGTATCTGTCAGCTTGGTGCCCCCAACAAAAATCGTGGAATTCGACTTGGCACAACAAACCGTGATTGATGCCAAAGATTCCAAGTCCTTCAACTGTCGCATTGAATATGAAAAGGTTGACAAGGCTACCAAGAACACACTCTGCAACTATGACCCTTCAAAAACCTGTTACCAGGAGCAGACCCAAAGTCATGTGTCCTGGCTCTGCTCCAAGCCCTTCAAGGTGATCTGCATTTACATTTCCTTTTATAGTACGGATTATAAACTAGTACAGAAAGTATGCCCTGACTACAActaccacagtgacacaccttaCTTCCCCTCAGGATGA